The following are encoded in a window of Ictalurus punctatus breed USDA103 chromosome 13, Coco_2.0, whole genome shotgun sequence genomic DNA:
- the mrpl27 gene encoding 39S ribosomal protein L27, mitochondrial, with the protein MAALVSLLLRPRAGFLVSSQTPAVLSSRPASKKSGGSSKNLGGKSPGHRYGFKKQDGDFVRAGNILATQRLIRWHPGAHVGMGTNNTLYALEDGTVRFTKEAYVPLPRSAEAWGVIPKLPKGALLYKSFINVVPTKQENNFKLVDMV; encoded by the exons ATGGCGGCGCTCGTGTCCTTGTTATTAAGACCCAGAGCTG GCTTTCTCGTATCGTCTCAGACGCCAGCCGTTCTCTCAAGCAGACCTGCGTCTAAAAAGTCTGGAGGCAGCAGCAAGAACCTGGGAGGGAAAAGTCCGGGTCACAGATACGGTTTCAAGAAACAAGACG GAGACTTTGTTCGCGCAGGTAACATCCTCGCCACACAGAGGCTTATACGCTGGCATCCGGGAGCTCAT GTGGGCATGGGGACGAACAACACGCTGTACGCCCTGGAGGACGGTACGGTCCGGTTCACTAAAGAAGCGTACGTTCCTCTGCCTCGTAGCGCTGAAGCCTGGGGCGTGATCCCCAAACTGCCTAAAGGAGCCCTGCTCTACAAGTCCTTCATCAATGTCGTCCCCACCAAACAGGAGAACAACTTCAAACTAGTGGACATGGTCTGA